The Loktanella sp. M215 genome includes a window with the following:
- the tnpB gene encoding IS66 family insertion sequence element accessory protein TnpB (TnpB, as the term is used for proteins encoded by IS66 family insertion elements, is considered an accessory protein, since TnpC, encoded by a neighboring gene, is a DDE family transposase.) — protein sequence MIAFPAGVHVWIAGGVTDMRRGMNMLALTVQQGLGRDPHAGEIFCFRGRKGDLVKLLWHDGVGMSLYTKRLEAGKFIWPTSGTGEAVQISAAQLSYLLEGIDWRNPRWTQRPTKAG from the coding sequence ATGATCGCGTTCCCGGCGGGTGTGCACGTCTGGATCGCTGGCGGCGTGACAGACATGCGGCGCGGGATGAACATGCTGGCGCTGACTGTCCAACAGGGGTTGGGGCGCGATCCGCATGCCGGAGAGATCTTCTGCTTTCGTGGCCGCAAGGGCGACCTGGTCAAGCTGCTCTGGCACGACGGCGTGGGCATGTCGCTCTACACCAAGCGGCTGGAAGCCGGGAAGTTCATCTGGCCGACCAGCGGGACCGGCGAGGCGGTGCAGATCTCGGCGGCCCAACTCAGCTATCTTCTGGAGGGGATAGACTGGCGCAATCCGCGCTGGACGCAGCGCCCGACAAAGGCGGGATAA
- the tnpA gene encoding IS66-like element accessory protein TnpA, producing MVDLKFTPQIEILSAENSPRRRHWSDADKIRVVEESHRGHRQVSATARRHGISRSLLTVWRQQYRNGELANASAPAFVPVQMTSEMDTSSRQSAPDVQLEILLRNGRRLLVPSSVDPGALARLLPILEGK from the coding sequence ATGGTCGACCTTAAGTTCACACCCCAGATCGAGATCCTGTCCGCCGAGAACTCGCCGCGGCGTCGGCACTGGAGCGACGCGGACAAGATCCGGGTGGTCGAGGAAAGCCATCGGGGACATCGCCAGGTCTCAGCAACAGCGCGGCGGCATGGTATCTCTCGCTCGCTGCTGACCGTCTGGCGGCAACAGTATCGAAACGGCGAACTCGCGAACGCAAGCGCCCCTGCTTTCGTGCCTGTGCAGATGACCTCCGAGATGGACACGTCGTCGCGTCAGTCGGCCCCCGACGTCCAGCTCGAGATCCTTCTGCGGAACGGACGGCGACTGCTCGTCCCGTCTTCGGTGGACCCGGGCGCATTGGCCCGGCTACTGCCGATCCTGGAGGGCAAATGA
- the tnpC gene encoding IS66 family transposase, translating to MSDSASEIARLRAALAASDARAEAAESELAQARAVVSTSEAMIKHLKLEVAKLRRDHYGHSSERSARLIDQMEMQLEELEAAATEDEVAAGNTKATAVAGFERRRPVRKPFPEHLPRDRVVIEAPTACFCCGSDRIVKMGEDITETLEVIPRQWKVIQTVREKFTCRTCEKISQPPAPFHPTPRGWAGPNLLAMVLFEKFGQHQPLNRQAERYAKEGVDLSLSTLADQVGACTAALAPIHALIRNHVLAAKRLHGDDTTVPLLAKGGTQTARLWTYVRDDRPFGGGAPPAALFHFSRNREMAHPNRHLAGWQGVLQADAYGGYNDLYRGDRDPGPVLSALCWSHARRKFFELADIKENARQKKPAHDISPVALEAVKKIDAIFDIERQINGLDIASRLDARHRLVRPLVEELRDWMRAEQGTMSKHNPVAKAISYMFKKDRWDAFTMFLEDGRICLTNNAAERALRGIALGRKSWLFAGSERGGDRAAFMYSLILTAKMNDVDPQAWLADVLARLPGTTASRVPDLLPWNWQQSEHQIAA from the coding sequence ATGTCCGATAGTGCTTCCGAGATTGCCCGACTGCGCGCTGCCTTGGCGGCATCGGATGCCCGTGCCGAGGCTGCTGAGAGCGAACTGGCACAAGCCCGGGCGGTGGTCTCCACATCGGAGGCGATGATCAAGCACCTCAAGCTCGAGGTCGCCAAGCTCCGGCGCGACCACTACGGCCATAGCTCCGAACGCAGCGCCCGCCTGATCGACCAGATGGAGATGCAGCTTGAGGAACTCGAGGCGGCTGCCACCGAGGATGAAGTTGCCGCCGGAAATACGAAGGCCACGGCGGTTGCCGGCTTCGAGCGCCGCCGACCGGTGCGCAAACCTTTCCCGGAGCACCTGCCGCGTGATCGGGTGGTGATCGAGGCACCGACAGCCTGCTTCTGCTGTGGTTCGGACCGCATCGTGAAGATGGGCGAGGACATCACCGAGACGCTCGAGGTCATTCCCCGTCAGTGGAAGGTGATCCAGACCGTCCGAGAGAAGTTCACGTGCCGGACCTGCGAGAAGATCAGCCAGCCGCCAGCACCGTTCCATCCGACGCCGCGGGGATGGGCCGGTCCGAACCTGCTGGCGATGGTTCTGTTCGAGAAGTTCGGGCAGCACCAGCCCCTGAACCGGCAGGCCGAGCGCTACGCCAAGGAAGGCGTCGACCTCAGCCTCTCGACGCTGGCCGACCAGGTCGGCGCCTGCACCGCGGCTCTGGCACCGATCCATGCCCTGATCCGGAACCATGTTCTGGCGGCCAAACGCCTCCACGGCGACGACACCACGGTCCCCCTCTTGGCGAAGGGAGGGACGCAGACAGCGCGGCTCTGGACATATGTCCGCGACGACCGGCCTTTCGGCGGCGGCGCGCCACCGGCCGCGCTGTTCCACTTCTCGCGCAACAGGGAAATGGCCCATCCCAACCGGCATCTCGCCGGGTGGCAGGGTGTTCTCCAGGCCGATGCCTATGGGGGTTACAACGACCTCTATCGCGGTGACCGTGACCCGGGGCCCGTGCTGAGTGCCCTGTGCTGGAGCCACGCCCGGCGCAAGTTCTTCGAGCTTGCGGACATCAAGGAGAATGCCCGCCAGAAGAAGCCCGCGCACGACATATCGCCTGTCGCGCTGGAAGCCGTGAAGAAGATCGACGCCATCTTCGACATTGAGCGTCAGATCAACGGACTGGACATCGCCAGTCGGCTCGACGCCCGGCACCGACTGGTGCGCCCTCTGGTCGAGGAACTGCGCGACTGGATGCGGGCAGAACAGGGAACCATGTCGAAGCACAACCCGGTCGCGAAGGCGATCAGCTACATGTTCAAGAAGGACCGGTGGGATGCCTTCACGATGTTCCTTGAGGATGGGCGCATCTGCCTGACAAATAATGCGGCCGAACGCGCACTGCGCGGTATCGCATTGGGACGGAAATCCTGGTTATTCGCCGGCTCCGAGCGCGGAGGCGACCGCGCTGCCTTCATGTATTCCCTGATCCTCACGGCCAAGATGAACGATGTCGATCCTCAGGCCTGGCTCGCCGATGTCTTGGCTCGGCTGCCCGGCACGACAGCTTCCCGGGTGCCGGACCTACTGCCATGGAACTGGCAGCAATCGGAGCACCAAATCGCGGCATGA
- a CDS encoding recombinase family protein: MPLIGYARVSTEDQTPLPQTQALKSVGCAEIHEEQASGGNRARPVLARVLERIGKGDTLVVVRIDRLARSLSHLLEVIKRLEAKGAFFRSIQDPIDTGSPQGKFTLQVLGAAAEFERALIRERTKAGLASARTRGRVGGNPGLRAKDPAALRKVKLARQDGYMERLNETAQDWVPHLRRLRPDLAWEDVLRIINGPLPEARRWTQSRLLRAVKAYVRDGFLPAEVLARAGRRETDDRLPAIIAGIKGADRDITLQAICERLESMRERTPRGRTKWQPSSVKMLLERAESLGMI, encoded by the coding sequence ATGCCCCTGATAGGTTACGCCCGGGTCTCGACCGAGGATCAGACCCCCCTGCCCCAGACGCAGGCCCTGAAATCCGTGGGCTGCGCCGAGATCCATGAAGAACAGGCCTCGGGCGGCAATCGTGCGCGGCCGGTGCTTGCGCGGGTGTTGGAGCGCATCGGCAAGGGCGACACGCTGGTGGTCGTGCGGATTGACCGCCTCGCGCGATCCCTGTCGCATCTGCTGGAGGTGATCAAGCGGTTGGAGGCCAAGGGTGCGTTCTTTCGTTCCATTCAGGACCCGATCGACACCGGATCCCCGCAAGGCAAGTTCACGCTGCAGGTCTTGGGCGCTGCAGCCGAGTTCGAGCGCGCCCTGATCCGGGAACGCACCAAGGCCGGCCTCGCCAGCGCGCGCACAAGGGGCCGCGTGGGCGGGAACCCTGGGCTGCGGGCCAAAGACCCTGCCGCTCTTCGTAAGGTAAAGCTGGCAAGACAGGACGGCTACATGGAGCGCCTGAACGAGACGGCACAAGACTGGGTGCCCCATCTGCGCCGGTTGCGCCCCGACTTGGCCTGGGAAGACGTGTTGCGCATCATCAACGGCCCCTTGCCTGAGGCGCGTCGCTGGACCCAAAGCCGTCTCTTGCGCGCTGTGAAGGCTTATGTCCGCGACGGCTTCCTGCCTGCCGAGGTGCTGGCCCGCGCCGGGCGCCGCGAAACCGACGACCGCCTGCCCGCCATTATTGCTGGCATCAAGGGCGCAGATCGTGACATCACGCTTCAAGCGATCTGTGAACGGCTGGAATCTATGCGCGAACGCACGCCCCGTGGCCGAACGAAATGGCAGCCCTCATCGGTCAAGATGCTGTTGGAGCGAGCCGAGAGTCTGGGAATGATTTAA